TTTCGACTTAACCTTCTTCCGGCGCCGTGACAGGAAGAGCCAAATGTTTCCAGCATAGATTTGGGTTCGCCGGCCAAAACGTAAGAATATCGCCCCATATCGCCGGGAATAATTACCGGTTGGCCAATTTGTTTGTATCTAAGAGGTATTTCGTCCATGCCCGCCGGAAAGGCCCTGGTTGCTCCCTTGCGATGTACAATCACTTCTTTTTCAACCCCATCAATCGTGTGGTTCTCAACTTTAGCTATGTTGTGTGCGACTTCGTAAACCACAGGTAAAAATGCTTCTTTTGGAGATAATTTTAACGTAACCTCAAAAGATTCCCTGACCCATTGTGTAATAACCTGTCGATTTGCAAAAGCAAAATTGATAGCACAGTTCATGGCTTCATAATATTCCTGTGCTTCAGGAGACCGGAAGGGTGCACAACAGAGTTGCCGATCCGGAAGATCGATTCCATATTTTTGAGCAGCGACTAACATCTTGCGGATATAATCATCACAAACTTGATAGCCAAATCCACGCGAACCGGTATGTATAATGACTGCAACCTGGTCCAATTCCAATCCCATTGTACTTGCCGCTACTTCATCGTAGATTTCAGCCACATAGTCGATTTCCACGAAATGATTTCCGGAGCCAATGGTGCCAAGCTGGGGCAATCCCCTTCGTATCGCATTATCACTAATTCGTTCCGGATTGGCATTTTCAATCTGGCCGTTTTCTTCGATATATTCGATATCATCTTCCATACCATAACCATTCTGCACAGCCCATTTAGCGCCTTTTAGCAAGACTTTATTGAGCTCCTTCGCAGAAAGCCGTAGTGGTCCTTTAGCGCCGACCCCGGAAGGAATCCGTGAAAATAGTGCAGCCACGAGGTCTTTCATTTTCGG
This candidate division KSB1 bacterium DNA region includes the following protein-coding sequences:
- a CDS encoding RtcB family protein yields the protein MPEIEITKISDFLWEIPKQGGMNVPGRVYASKSMMEDIRGDKSLQQVMNVAHLPGILKYSMAMPDIHWGYGFPIGGVAAFDLDDGVISPGGVGYDINCGVRLLGSELHKKEVLPKMKDLVAALFSRIPSGVGAKGPLRLSAKELNKVLLKGAKWAVQNGYGMEDDIEYIEENGQIENANPERISDNAIRRGLPQLGTIGSGNHFVEIDYVAEIYDEVAASTMGLELDQVAVIIHTGSRGFGYQVCDDYIRKMLVAAQKYGIDLPDRQLCCAPFRSPEAQEYYEAMNCAINFAFANRQVITQWVRESFEVTLKLSPKEAFLPVVYEVAHNIAKVENHTIDGVEKEVIVHRKGATRAFPAGMDEIPLRYKQIGQPVIIPGDMGRYSYVLAGEPKSMLETFGSSCHGAGRRLSRKKAMKSAKGRNIYKELAEMGVTAMASSRATLVEEIPEAYKDVTDVVDAVHGAGIARKVAKLKPMGVIKG